From Saccharothrix espanaensis DSM 44229, the proteins below share one genomic window:
- a CDS encoding sigma-70 family RNA polymerase sigma factor gives MIGQPDEQDPRPGPTASDAELITAVRTGTISAYGQLFERHVDAARNLARTLSRSAAEADDLVSDAFAKVLDVLRAGGGPDEAFRAYLLTALRHTAYDRTRRDRPLRLTEDVAAVSGVERTTSVPFHDPAVATLERFLASRAFASLPERWQAVLWQTEIEGQSPAQVAPLLGLTSNGVSALAHRAREGLKKAYLQAHLAHNPSGRCRATVTRLGAWTRRGLTLRENTQVEAHLDGCAQCRALAAELADVNGTLRAVVAPLVLGAGTAGYLAATTGAAKAGPVAATSHWLAAGAATTAVVTALVWGAGPEPVLPEAGVDRPSTSARPTTTAPTSANPVPTTGSAGVTTSAPASGTVSPTASPTASDGPPTTTTVVPTAPELVPTAPEGFALGTGGPPTDLPITVRNAGTTPVPAPALVLDLPEGVQVVGPGNALRHGPLVGLDGAQARVGCPAGRGTVTCSAGRPLAGGESVVFVFRLLAGPTATGGPVTGTVGAGPVSAPVSIPLEIRPK, from the coding sequence GTGATCGGCCAGCCAGACGAGCAGGACCCGCGGCCTGGGCCGACCGCCTCGGACGCCGAGCTGATCACAGCGGTGCGCACCGGCACGATCAGCGCCTACGGGCAGCTGTTCGAGCGGCACGTGGACGCCGCCCGCAACCTGGCCCGCACGCTGTCCCGCTCCGCCGCCGAGGCCGACGACCTGGTCTCCGACGCGTTCGCGAAGGTGCTCGACGTGCTGCGCGCCGGGGGCGGCCCGGACGAGGCGTTCCGCGCCTACCTGCTCACCGCGCTGCGGCACACCGCCTACGACCGGACCCGGCGGGACCGGCCGCTGCGGCTGACCGAGGACGTGGCGGCGGTGTCCGGCGTCGAGCGGACCACCTCGGTGCCGTTCCACGACCCGGCGGTGGCGACGCTGGAGCGGTTCCTGGCGTCCCGGGCGTTCGCGAGCCTGCCGGAGCGGTGGCAGGCGGTGCTCTGGCAGACCGAGATCGAGGGCCAGTCCCCCGCCCAGGTCGCGCCGCTGCTCGGGTTGACCAGCAACGGCGTCTCCGCGCTGGCGCACCGGGCCCGTGAGGGCTTGAAGAAGGCGTACTTACAGGCGCACCTGGCGCACAACCCGTCGGGCCGCTGCCGGGCGACCGTGACCAGGTTGGGCGCGTGGACCCGGCGCGGCCTCACGCTGAGGGAGAACACCCAGGTCGAGGCCCACCTGGACGGGTGCGCGCAGTGCCGGGCGCTGGCCGCGGAGCTGGCCGACGTGAACGGCACGCTGCGCGCGGTCGTCGCGCCGCTGGTGCTGGGCGCGGGGACGGCCGGCTACCTGGCCGCGACCACCGGGGCGGCCAAGGCGGGCCCGGTGGCCGCGACGTCGCACTGGCTGGCCGCCGGCGCGGCCACGACGGCGGTGGTGACCGCGCTGGTGTGGGGTGCGGGCCCGGAGCCGGTGCTGCCGGAGGCCGGGGTGGACCGCCCGTCCACGTCGGCGCGACCCACCACGACCGCGCCGACGTCCGCGAACCCGGTGCCCACAACGGGATCGGCGGGCGTGACCACGTCCGCGCCGGCCTCGGGCACGGTGTCCCCCACGGCGTCCCCCACGGCGTCCGACGGACCGCCCACCACCACGACCGTCGTGCCGACCGCGCCGGAGTTGGTGCCGACCGCGCCGGAAGGGTTCGCGCTGGGCACCGGAGGGCCGCCGACCGACCTGCCGATCACCGTCCGCAACGCCGGGACGACCCCGGTGCCCGCGCCCGCGCTGGTGCTCGACCTGCCCGAGGGCGTGCAGGTGGTCGGGCCGGGCAACGCCCTGCGGCACGGGCCGCTGGTCGGGCTGGACGGCGCGCAGGCCCGCGTCGGCTGCCCGGCCGGCAGGGGCACGGTGACCTGTTCGGCCGGTCGCCCGCTGGCCGGCGGCGAATCGGTGGTGTTCGTGTTCCGCCTGCTGGCCGGGCCGACGGCGACCGGCGGACCGGTCACCGGCACGGTCGGCGCGGGGCCGGTGTCCGCGCCGGTCTCGATCCCGCTGGAGATCCGCCCGAAGTAG
- a CDS encoding aldo/keto reductase: MGEASRVPVRQLGPGGPQVPLFGLGSWNTWDRMEFDDAVALLRHAVDAGVTLFDVAHYNMGPHAEQARTDIIFGEAVRAAGIAREDYHLCGKLWLWEYPTTSFAQQMDTSLERIGVAKADSVVVGDYMSPPDIPSIVTDVEEQLQAGRFDTWGVNNWVAGDLEAALAFADKEGLTPPSFAQLKYSIARRSMAEGPFYAEHFTSGRLVLQASDVFEGGILAGRKFPERKIGADPGGIRDAIREAADRVAEVARRYDATAAQVAVAFCLTNPAVANVLFGVSRLAQLEDNLGALRLVAEHGADLRAELDPLWTDREVNADGSW, from the coding sequence ATGGGCGAGGCGTCCCGCGTTCCGGTCCGTCAGCTGGGTCCCGGCGGCCCGCAGGTGCCGCTGTTCGGCCTCGGCTCGTGGAACACCTGGGACCGGATGGAGTTCGACGACGCGGTCGCCCTCCTGCGGCACGCGGTGGACGCCGGCGTGACCCTGTTCGACGTCGCGCACTACAACATGGGCCCGCACGCCGAGCAGGCGCGCACGGACATCATCTTCGGCGAGGCGGTGCGCGCCGCCGGGATCGCCCGCGAGGACTACCACCTGTGCGGCAAGCTGTGGCTCTGGGAGTACCCGACCACCAGCTTCGCCCAGCAGATGGACACCTCGCTGGAGCGCATCGGCGTGGCGAAGGCCGACAGCGTCGTGGTCGGCGACTACATGTCCCCGCCCGACATCCCGTCGATCGTCACCGACGTCGAGGAGCAGCTCCAGGCCGGCAGGTTCGACACCTGGGGCGTGAACAACTGGGTCGCCGGCGACCTGGAGGCGGCGCTCGCGTTCGCCGACAAGGAGGGCCTCACCCCGCCGTCCTTCGCGCAGCTCAAGTACAGCATCGCCCGCCGGTCCATGGCCGAGGGCCCGTTCTACGCCGAGCACTTCACCTCCGGCCGGCTGGTGCTGCAGGCCTCCGACGTGTTCGAGGGCGGCATCCTGGCCGGGCGCAAGTTCCCCGAGCGCAAGATCGGCGCGGACCCCGGTGGCATCCGGGACGCCATCCGCGAGGCGGCCGACCGGGTGGCCGAGGTGGCGCGGCGCTACGACGCGACCGCTGCCCAGGTCGCGGTCGCCTTCTGCCTGACCAACCCGGCCGTCGCCAACGTGCTGTTCGGCGTCAGCAGGCTCGCCCAGCTCGAGGACAACCTGGGCGCGCTGCGCCTGGTCGCCGAGCACGGCGCGGACCTGCGCGCCGAGCTCGACCCGCTGTGGACCGACCGCGAGGTCAACGCCGACGGGTCCTGGTGA
- a CDS encoding alpha/beta hydrolase, with the protein MPLDPAVVELLAAAPEPPAGAAPQTPAEIRAAFDAMVVVPADLPRVRSVTDLAVPGPAGDLRVRLYLPEVAGPVPLFVWMHGGGWTLGGIEENEAANRRVCRDAGVAVASVEYRLAPEDPYPAAPEDCYAVLTWLARNGHRHGVDASRIAVGGESAGGNLATVLTMLSRDRGGPRITAQVLVCPVTAHPADDGLASYADCARGFGMTADSMRFFFRQYPSSPRDLDDPYLLPSRSKDLTGLPPALVLTAEYDVLRSEGEQYADRLARAGVPTTYKQYDGQIHGFYGLYPDLPASPLSHADVVEFLTGVF; encoded by the coding sequence ATGCCCCTCGACCCCGCGGTGGTCGAACTGCTCGCGGCGGCTCCCGAGCCGCCGGCGGGCGCGGCCCCGCAGACGCCGGCCGAGATCCGCGCCGCGTTCGACGCGATGGTCGTGGTGCCCGCGGACCTGCCGCGGGTGCGGTCGGTCACCGACCTGGCCGTGCCTGGCCCGGCCGGCGACCTCCGGGTGCGCCTGTACCTGCCCGAGGTCGCGGGGCCGGTGCCGCTGTTCGTGTGGATGCACGGCGGCGGCTGGACGTTGGGCGGCATCGAGGAGAACGAAGCGGCCAACCGCCGGGTGTGCCGCGACGCGGGCGTCGCGGTCGCCTCGGTGGAGTACCGGCTGGCCCCCGAGGACCCGTACCCGGCCGCGCCGGAGGACTGCTACGCGGTGCTGACCTGGTTGGCGCGCAACGGTCACCGGCACGGCGTCGACGCCTCCCGGATCGCGGTGGGCGGCGAGAGCGCGGGCGGCAACCTGGCCACCGTCCTGACCATGCTCAGCCGGGACCGGGGCGGGCCCCGGATCACCGCGCAGGTGCTGGTCTGCCCGGTGACCGCGCACCCCGCCGACGACGGGCTGGCGTCCTACGCGGACTGCGCCCGGGGCTTCGGCATGACCGCCGACTCGATGCGGTTCTTCTTCCGGCAGTACCCGTCCTCGCCCCGGGACCTGGACGACCCGTACCTGCTGCCGTCGCGCTCCAAGGACCTCACCGGCCTGCCGCCGGCGCTGGTGCTGACCGCCGAGTACGACGTGCTGCGGTCGGAGGGGGAGCAGTACGCCGACCGGTTGGCGCGGGCCGGCGTGCCGACGACCTACAAGCAGTACGACGGCCAGATCCACGGTTTCTACGGCCTGTACCCGGATCTGCCGGCCTCCCCGCTGTCGCACGCCGACGTGGTCGAGTTCCTGACCGGCGTGTTCTGA
- a CDS encoding TetR/AcrR family transcriptional regulator: MPKVIDHDERREHIVDVTWGLIVRGGLEAATMREIATAAGFANGALKRYFATKDALVEATFDRALSMMHKHMAGSLTDSSGVEALRAMCYGSMPLDAKRVTAGRVLMAFWEMSLSNKHLNARYQEHLKVWRGFLHEHIRRGRADGDIRTATPDDQLVDEIVLVTAGANVMSLVGPKFSTRKLQRQHLDTFFARLAAA; this comes from the coding sequence ATGCCCAAGGTCATCGACCACGACGAACGCCGCGAGCACATCGTGGACGTGACTTGGGGCCTGATCGTCCGCGGCGGACTGGAAGCCGCGACGATGCGGGAGATAGCCACCGCCGCCGGGTTCGCCAACGGCGCGCTGAAGCGGTACTTCGCCACCAAGGACGCGTTGGTGGAGGCCACTTTCGACCGCGCGCTGTCCATGATGCACAAGCACATGGCCGGCTCGCTGACCGACAGCTCGGGCGTGGAGGCGTTGCGCGCCATGTGCTACGGCTCGATGCCGCTGGACGCCAAGCGCGTCACGGCCGGCCGGGTGCTCATGGCGTTCTGGGAGATGTCGTTGTCCAACAAGCACCTCAACGCCCGCTACCAGGAGCACCTCAAGGTGTGGCGGGGTTTCCTGCACGAGCACATCCGGCGCGGCCGGGCCGACGGCGACATCCGCACCGCGACGCCGGACGACCAACTGGTGGACGAGATCGTGCTGGTGACCGCCGGGGCCAACGTGATGAGCCTGGTGGGACCGAAGTTCTCGACCCGCAAGCTCCAGCGGCAGCACCTGGACACGTTCTTCGCCCGGCTCGCCGCCGCCTGA
- a CDS encoding sensor histidine kinase gives MAGQVEAEFLAAIGRFAGPVRGAGVVLLSAFGVASAADDGLPLAFALLGLMVVGAVADFVGGRRVALVFAVVRVVAVVAAQGELGGEARLWALNVLTTTAITLQWEWGPEVAVPVTAALLGGWLWWAGFDGAVVLRVVVECSLARLAFVVVRRSTRRVDVSRVRRAEAERAEALAAERRAREREYLALLHDTASATFLVVATEGIDPDAVAGYARRDLALLTGTAEAQDSLVDVGTSLRAVADRSPLRVDTRTEPATVPASVALAMVRAVREALVNVERHAGTGHAELAVRAAADRVVVTVADRGPGFDPDRVSGHRRGISGSIVARMAGVGGVAAVTSAAGGTTVRLAWPA, from the coding sequence GTGGCGGGGCAGGTCGAAGCGGAGTTCCTGGCGGCTATCGGGCGGTTCGCCGGACCCGTTCGCGGGGCCGGTGTGGTGCTGCTGAGCGCTTTCGGCGTGGCCTCGGCCGCCGACGACGGGCTGCCGCTCGCGTTCGCCCTGCTCGGGCTGATGGTCGTGGGCGCGGTCGCGGACTTCGTCGGCGGGCGCCGGGTCGCGCTGGTGTTCGCCGTGGTCCGGGTGGTCGCGGTGGTCGCCGCGCAGGGCGAACTCGGCGGCGAGGCCCGGCTGTGGGCGCTGAACGTGCTGACCACCACCGCCATCACCCTGCAGTGGGAGTGGGGGCCGGAGGTCGCCGTGCCGGTCACCGCCGCGCTGCTCGGCGGGTGGCTGTGGTGGGCCGGGTTCGACGGCGCGGTGGTGCTGCGGGTGGTCGTGGAGTGCTCGCTGGCCCGGCTGGCGTTCGTGGTGGTCCGGCGCTCCACCCGGCGGGTCGACGTCTCGCGCGTGCGGCGGGCCGAGGCCGAGCGCGCCGAAGCGCTGGCCGCCGAACGCCGGGCGCGCGAACGCGAGTACCTGGCCCTGCTGCACGACACCGCGTCCGCCACGTTCCTGGTGGTCGCGACGGAGGGCATCGACCCCGACGCGGTCGCCGGCTACGCGCGCCGCGACCTCGCGCTGCTGACCGGCACCGCCGAGGCCCAGGACAGCCTGGTCGACGTCGGCACGTCGCTACGAGCCGTAGCCGACCGCTCGCCACTGCGCGTCGACACCCGCACCGAACCCGCCACGGTTCCCGCCTCGGTGGCGTTGGCCATGGTCAGAGCCGTGCGCGAGGCGCTGGTCAACGTCGAGCGGCACGCCGGCACCGGGCACGCCGAACTGGCCGTCCGCGCCGCCGCCGACCGGGTCGTGGTCACCGTCGCCGACCGGGGCCCGGGGTTCGACCCCGACCGGGTCTCCGGGCACCGGCGCGGGATCAGCGGGTCGATCGTCGCCCGGATGGCCGGGGTCGGCGGCGTCGCGGCGGTCACGTCGGCGGCGGGCGGCACCACCGTGCGGTTGGCGTGGCCGGCGTGA
- a CDS encoding response regulator transcription factor, translated as MADELSAVVVDDHPAVRAGVAYWLSSGDPPVRVVAEGEDVRVAWLDEGADADVVILDLHLGGPTPVLGDLRRLVEAGRRVVVYSMRADDEIALQCLELGALCYLTKAEGADHLVPATHAAARGRPYTPPSLAGALAGDRSETRPALSAREAEVLVEWFQSESKDFVARRLGISVSTVNSHLERIRIKYALIGREAPTKAALVARAIQDGLIGVDDL; from the coding sequence ATGGCGGACGAGCTGAGCGCGGTGGTGGTGGACGACCACCCGGCCGTGCGCGCCGGGGTCGCCTACTGGCTGTCCTCCGGGGACCCGCCGGTCCGGGTGGTCGCCGAGGGCGAGGACGTGCGGGTCGCCTGGCTGGACGAGGGCGCGGACGCCGACGTGGTGATCCTCGACCTGCACCTGGGCGGGCCGACGCCCGTGCTGGGCGACCTGCGCCGGCTGGTCGAGGCGGGCCGGCGGGTGGTCGTCTACTCGATGCGGGCCGACGACGAGATCGCGCTGCAGTGCCTGGAGCTGGGCGCGCTGTGCTACCTGACCAAGGCCGAGGGCGCGGACCACCTGGTGCCCGCCACCCACGCGGCGGCGCGGGGCCGGCCCTACACGCCGCCGTCGCTGGCCGGCGCGCTGGCCGGGGACCGCTCGGAGACCCGGCCCGCGCTGTCCGCGCGGGAGGCCGAGGTGCTGGTGGAGTGGTTCCAGTCGGAGTCCAAGGACTTCGTCGCCCGGCGGCTGGGCATCTCGGTCAGCACGGTCAACTCGCACCTGGAGCGGATCCGGATCAAGTACGCGCTGATCGGCCGGGAGGCGCCGACCAAGGCGGCCCTGGTGGCGCGGGCGATCCAGGACGGGCTGATCGGCGTGGACGACCTGTGA
- a CDS encoding phosphoribosylanthranilate isomerase: MYVKLCGLRTAADVEVAVTAGADAVGFVFSTSARQVDLDTGRRLVREVPEGVLTVGVFSGVPAAEVRRVAEASGVGAVQLHGEYPREAFDEVAAAGTRLVRAVALIPGTDVRVGAFGEEMLLLDSPVAGSGHRWDLAALDGARPAGRWLLAGGLGVANVGAAVAQARPWGVDVSSGIESSRGVKDHGLMREFVAAARA, encoded by the coding sequence ATGTACGTGAAGCTGTGCGGGCTGCGCACCGCCGCCGATGTCGAGGTCGCCGTGACAGCCGGGGCGGACGCGGTCGGGTTCGTGTTCAGCACCAGCGCGCGCCAGGTCGACCTGGACACCGGGCGGCGGCTGGTGCGCGAGGTGCCCGAGGGCGTGCTGACGGTGGGCGTGTTCAGCGGTGTGCCGGCGGCGGAGGTGCGCCGGGTGGCCGAAGCGTCCGGGGTCGGCGCGGTGCAGCTGCACGGCGAGTACCCGAGAGAGGCGTTCGACGAGGTCGCGGCAGCCGGCACCCGGCTGGTCCGGGCGGTGGCGCTGATCCCGGGCACCGACGTGCGGGTCGGCGCGTTCGGCGAGGAGATGCTGCTGCTCGACTCACCGGTGGCCGGGTCCGGGCACCGGTGGGACCTGGCGGCCCTGGACGGGGCGAGGCCCGCGGGGCGGTGGCTGCTCGCGGGCGGGCTCGGCGTGGCCAACGTCGGCGCGGCGGTGGCGCAAGCCCGGCCGTGGGGCGTCGACGTGTCCAGCGGCATCGAGTCTAGCCGGGGCGTGAAGGACCACGGCCTGATGCGCGAGTTCGTCGCCGCCGCCCGCGCCTGA
- a CDS encoding DUF7617 domain-containing protein → MLVPLLAAAGVVVPAATPASTQPLAASTLTKSVRTASSPAAHGATASWTLSYDNNSPAVGAATITDPITAGHTYVPGSLKAPQGWTPQWSTNGTAFQDTEPASGTVAVRAANPVARPDGTALASELTPPVQAAATATGGDGFTPLLHRTATGSLQAWNIFHHAATTQPKVVCSEPATGALCAGGPWPKTLNTAVGPLQGGSAGDIASPLEPQYVRDPGNSALVYYAAVTETSVGVGCLDLENAANCGYWPLLASGGSPVAVNNLAGLVEVAGNLYGVATTGAVTCWTMSSKTACPGQPFAPIVPPNGSNPGLPASLYLGAMTVVSGKVFASSSPQAGLAPELGCFDPATGSACSGWASSRPVGPANNYTYNAYTAYNTAGAPVGACASTTGGTNVTTCFTTAGGALASPPSMTGLAGGVLVFNPEVVVGLDGHTRGYFGIWGGPYAGATICHDWTTGAGCAGFPNPASHPTVNGGATRDYGYAYDSTTQCLIGLGDAGVLFSLDPATGASPCVRSGAAVTLTPSSYYCDGGTGHVTGYLSAKLAGITPANVDFAASSVTVVNQNGTTVPTPGFAPDGSVDLTGVSASTHTSLTVTARLVLTSGADFGGGARPNLVVDFAGDDPQVCFQTTLATTCTVTDVANTANGTDGAGAFTSNAVSVPIAPGPACQPVVRVDKEICASHTPSHCGPGGVGPWVKQTPVGLLGALFGTARWRITITNDGPVPIDNATVYDAQEPSCETAGGTFSLAPGQSKQVYCSTYAVLTLFPVENYAKAQYTPRNSPPGTQPTYSPYSSAKACALLCNL, encoded by the coding sequence GTGCTGGTGCCCCTGTTGGCCGCGGCCGGAGTGGTGGTGCCGGCCGCCACACCGGCGAGCACGCAGCCGCTCGCCGCGTCCACCCTGACGAAATCCGTGCGGACCGCGTCGAGCCCCGCGGCCCACGGCGCGACGGCGTCCTGGACGCTGTCCTACGACAACAACTCGCCCGCCGTCGGCGCGGCCACGATCACCGACCCGATCACCGCCGGGCACACCTACGTCCCCGGCTCGCTGAAGGCCCCGCAGGGCTGGACGCCGCAGTGGTCCACGAACGGAACCGCCTTCCAGGACACCGAGCCCGCGTCCGGCACGGTCGCCGTCCGCGCGGCGAACCCGGTCGCCCGGCCGGACGGCACCGCCCTGGCCAGCGAGCTCACCCCGCCGGTCCAAGCCGCCGCCACCGCGACCGGCGGCGACGGGTTCACCCCGCTGCTGCACCGCACGGCGACGGGGTCGTTGCAGGCGTGGAACATCTTCCACCACGCGGCCACCACCCAGCCGAAGGTCGTGTGCAGCGAACCGGCCACCGGCGCCCTGTGCGCCGGCGGCCCGTGGCCCAAGACGCTCAACACGGCGGTCGGCCCGTTGCAGGGCGGCTCCGCCGGTGACATCGCCAGCCCGCTGGAGCCGCAGTACGTGCGCGACCCGGGCAACTCCGCGCTGGTCTACTACGCGGCGGTCACCGAGACGTCGGTCGGCGTCGGCTGCCTCGACCTGGAGAACGCGGCGAACTGCGGCTACTGGCCGCTGCTCGCGTCCGGCGGCTCGCCGGTGGCGGTGAACAACCTGGCCGGGCTGGTCGAGGTCGCCGGCAACCTCTACGGCGTCGCCACGACCGGCGCGGTGACGTGCTGGACGATGTCGTCCAAGACCGCGTGCCCCGGCCAGCCGTTCGCGCCGATCGTGCCGCCCAACGGCTCGAACCCCGGCCTGCCCGCCTCCCTCTACCTCGGCGCGATGACCGTGGTGTCCGGCAAGGTGTTCGCGTCCTCGTCGCCGCAGGCGGGGCTCGCGCCCGAACTGGGCTGCTTCGACCCGGCGACCGGTTCCGCGTGCTCCGGGTGGGCGTCCTCGCGGCCGGTCGGACCGGCGAACAACTACACCTACAACGCCTACACCGCCTACAACACGGCCGGTGCGCCGGTGGGCGCGTGCGCCAGCACGACCGGCGGCACGAACGTGACCACCTGCTTCACCACGGCGGGCGGCGCGCTGGCGTCGCCGCCGTCGATGACCGGGCTGGCCGGCGGCGTGCTGGTGTTCAACCCCGAGGTCGTGGTGGGGCTCGACGGCCACACCCGCGGCTACTTCGGCATCTGGGGCGGCCCGTACGCGGGCGCGACCATCTGCCACGACTGGACGACCGGCGCGGGCTGCGCCGGCTTCCCGAACCCGGCCTCGCACCCGACGGTCAACGGCGGCGCGACCCGTGACTACGGCTACGCGTACGACTCGACCACCCAGTGCCTGATCGGGCTGGGCGACGCGGGCGTGCTGTTCTCGCTCGACCCCGCCACGGGCGCTTCGCCGTGCGTGCGCAGCGGCGCGGCGGTCACCCTGACCCCGTCGTCGTACTACTGCGACGGCGGCACCGGCCATGTCACCGGCTACCTGTCGGCGAAGCTGGCCGGCATCACCCCGGCGAACGTCGACTTCGCCGCGTCCAGCGTGACCGTGGTGAACCAGAACGGGACGACCGTGCCCACGCCCGGGTTCGCGCCCGACGGCTCGGTCGACCTGACCGGCGTCTCGGCGAGCACCCACACGTCGTTGACCGTGACCGCGAGGCTGGTCCTCACCAGCGGCGCGGACTTCGGCGGCGGGGCGCGGCCGAACCTGGTGGTGGACTTCGCGGGCGACGACCCGCAGGTGTGCTTCCAGACCACGCTGGCCACCACGTGCACGGTGACCGACGTGGCGAACACGGCCAACGGCACCGACGGGGCCGGCGCGTTCACGTCGAACGCGGTGTCGGTGCCGATCGCGCCGGGACCGGCCTGCCAGCCGGTGGTGCGGGTGGACAAGGAGATCTGCGCGTCGCACACCCCGTCGCACTGCGGACCCGGCGGAGTCGGGCCGTGGGTGAAGCAGACGCCCGTGGGCCTGCTCGGGGCGTTGTTCGGCACGGCCCGGTGGCGCATCACGATCACCAACGACGGCCCGGTGCCGATCGACAACGCGACCGTGTACGACGCGCAGGAGCCGTCCTGCGAGACGGCGGGCGGCACGTTCAGCCTGGCCCCCGGCCAGTCGAAGCAGGTGTACTGCTCGAC